A genomic segment from Malaclemys terrapin pileata isolate rMalTer1 chromosome 1, rMalTer1.hap1, whole genome shotgun sequence encodes:
- the TMEM140 gene encoding transmembrane protein 140, with product MGLLKQRTGACQLYWSMLLLAAGSFFLLLYALMWEAGNIINLPHKRIGFYNFCLWNQTSGELQCLEFKDLMDMGVDQFELVLARVCVYTVQVLCSFSPFLIMQAQYANTREAWEVTLVVLGLSATLLAGGLGLFLFQAWVCIQLSELSGGFMALAGAQALLLLQLFAAAMYLTCFKEVLEKGNPSPEEQPPAFQV from the coding sequence ATGGGTCTGTTGAAGCAGAGAACTGGGGCATGCCAGCTGTATTGGAGCATGCTCCTCCTGGCTGCAGGgtcctttttcttgttgctctaTGCCCTGATGTGGGAAGCTGGGAACATCATCAACCTTCCCCACAAAAGAATCGGCTTCTACAACTTCTGCCTGTGGAACCAGACGTCTGGAGAGCTGCAGTGCCTAGAATTCAAGGACCTGATGGACATGGGGGTTGACCAATTTGAGCTAGTGCTGGCAAGGGTCTGTGTATATACTGTCCAGGTCCTCTGTAGCTTCTCTCCCTTTTTAATCATGCAGGCCCAATATGCGAACACCAGAGAGGCCTGGGAAGTGACGCTTGTGGTGCTGGGCCTCTCAGCCACTCTTCTGGCTGGTGGCCTGGGCTTGTTTCTGTTCCAGGCCTGGGTTTGCATTCAACTCTCTGAACTCAGTGGGGGTTTCATGGCACTAGCTGGGGctcaggccctgctgctgctccagcttttTGCTGCTGCAATGTACCTCACGTGCTTCAAGGAGGTTCTTGAAAAGGGCAACCCTTCCCCTgaggagcagcccccagccttccaggtctga